One genomic region from SAR92 clade bacterium H455 encodes:
- a CDS encoding IS30 family transposase produces the protein MKQYQHLAKEERFYIWQALREGKTQQKVALALGRHPSTISREVRRNKFRHCPMYTYHWAMQLWRFRKNMANQKKYRKLNPQIEQMIVQLIQQYLSPEQVSGYLKKHHGLSISHETIYRFIYSNRARKGALKPFLRQGHKHRRKRYGSGARASRIPGRVCITERPDVVENKERLGDWECDTVIGKDRKSVLVTVVDRKSLFSCCSRVYSRSSDVVGSAIIRLLLPYKDRVKTLTFDNGSEFVKHKKIGKALDAKTYFAHPYSSWERGINENTNGLLRQFFPKKTDFRDVTWRQVKNAINNLNNRPRKTRGYLTPNQIFNNEFVPLI, from the coding sequence ATGAAACAGTATCAACATTTAGCGAAAGAAGAAAGATTTTACATTTGGCAAGCCCTGCGCGAGGGTAAAACCCAGCAAAAAGTAGCATTAGCTTTGGGGCGGCATCCATCTACTATTTCTAGAGAGGTCCGACGCAATAAGTTTCGGCATTGCCCTATGTACACCTATCATTGGGCGATGCAGCTCTGGCGTTTTAGAAAAAACATGGCTAATCAAAAAAAATATAGAAAACTCAATCCACAAATAGAACAAATGATCGTTCAGTTAATACAGCAATATTTGAGCCCGGAACAGGTGAGCGGTTATCTTAAAAAGCACCATGGTTTGTCGATTAGTCATGAAACGATTTATCGATTTATTTACAGTAATCGAGCGCGTAAAGGGGCACTGAAACCGTTCTTACGGCAAGGCCATAAACATCGACGAAAGCGCTATGGGTCAGGCGCTCGGGCGTCGCGTATACCAGGCCGAGTGTGTATTACAGAGCGCCCCGATGTCGTTGAAAACAAGGAACGTCTGGGCGACTGGGAATGTGATACGGTCATTGGCAAAGACCGGAAAAGTGTACTGGTCACTGTGGTTGATAGAAAGTCCTTATTCTCGTGTTGCTCTAGGGTTTATAGCCGATCATCTGATGTAGTTGGAAGCGCAATTATTCGCTTACTATTGCCTTATAAAGACAGGGTAAAAACACTCACTTTTGACAACGGTTCGGAGTTCGTCAAACACAAAAAAATAGGCAAAGCCCTGGATGCAAAAACCTACTTTGCCCATCCATATTCATCATGGGAACGGGGGATCAATGAGAACACCAACGGTCTATTAAGACAGTTTTTCCCAAAGAAGACAGACTTTAGAGATGTGACATGGAGGCAAGTTAAAAATGCTATTAATAATTTGAATAATAGACCTAGAAAAACGCGAGGTTACCTAACTCCTAATCAGATTTTCAACAATGAATTCGTACCACTTATTTAA
- a CDS encoding DUF4143 domain-containing protein, which translates to MTPFFFWLIENRQLHFALCGSSARKVKRGHANLLGGRAIRYELQGLVSAELGGHFDLDRILNHGYLPSHYDKPNPRRHIQAYVSEYLKEEIAAEGLVRNLPAFAHFLDAVALTDSEIVNYANIASDCGVASNTVKEYFQILQDTLLGTMLNAYKKRPKRKVSQTAKFYFNDIGIVNLLAKRKTLTPGSELYGKALENWVFHELKCHSLYSEIFYDLSYWRLSTGAEVDFIIGDMQVAIEVKASSNIKNAHLKGLRELIKDQPQVGQRIIVCLESKERITEDNIRILPVKDFCRLLWEEGLGASL; encoded by the coding sequence TTGACCCCTTTTTTCTTCTGGCTTATTGAAAACAGGCAGCTGCATTTTGCGCTGTGTGGTTCCAGCGCCCGAAAAGTCAAACGGGGACATGCCAATTTGCTAGGCGGTCGCGCTATACGCTATGAATTGCAAGGTCTGGTATCGGCAGAGTTAGGCGGACACTTTGACCTCGATCGCATACTCAATCACGGTTACCTACCAAGCCATTACGACAAGCCAAACCCCCGCCGCCATATACAAGCCTATGTATCAGAATACCTGAAAGAAGAAATCGCCGCCGAAGGTCTGGTTCGCAATTTACCTGCGTTTGCGCACTTTCTTGATGCGGTGGCATTAACCGATAGCGAAATTGTCAACTACGCCAACATCGCCAGCGACTGCGGCGTGGCAAGTAATACGGTTAAAGAATATTTTCAAATACTGCAAGACACACTGCTTGGCACAATGCTCAATGCTTATAAAAAAAGACCAAAACGCAAAGTAAGCCAAACCGCAAAATTCTACTTTAACGACATTGGTATTGTGAACCTCCTTGCTAAACGGAAAACTCTCACACCGGGTTCTGAACTCTACGGCAAAGCACTGGAGAACTGGGTATTCCATGAACTGAAATGTCACTCCCTGTACAGCGAGATCTTTTACGATTTAAGCTACTGGCGATTAAGCACCGGGGCTGAAGTAGACTTTATTATCGGTGATATGCAAGTGGCCATAGAAGTCAAAGCAAGCTCAAACATTAAAAACGCCCATCTGAAAGGTCTGCGCGAGTTAATAAAAGACCAACCTCAGGTCGGTCAACGTATTATCGTATGCCTGGAGAGTAAAGAACGCATCACTGAAGACAACATTCGTATTCTACCGGTAAAAGATTTTTGCCGCCTTTTATGGGAAGAGGGTCTGGGCGCAAGTCTATGA
- a CDS encoding type IV toxin-antitoxin system AbiEi family antitoxin — protein MTTNNERKLNILLDSYKYGAVCLASWLEKKGISRDLQQYYCKSGWLEPVGRGAFKRPNDVIGWQEALQALVEQANLNVHVGAITALAQQGAGHYVRLGKEKVYLFSPLGVSLPAWFKNYDWGVDIEHVRTGFLPDKVALGLALSMKLDSANGLSSRMYSDSERAVLECLYLAPKRQDLVECYQVMEGLVNLRPKIVQGLLEACSSIKVKRMFLYMAEKANQQWLHYVDLSKVTLGKGDRSIVKNGVYIARYKITVPTELGAL, from the coding sequence ATGACTACTAATAATGAAAGAAAATTAAATATATTGCTTGATAGCTACAAGTATGGAGCTGTTTGTTTAGCTTCATGGCTGGAAAAGAAGGGTATATCACGTGACTTGCAACAATATTATTGTAAGAGTGGTTGGCTCGAACCTGTGGGACGTGGTGCTTTCAAGAGACCCAATGACGTTATTGGTTGGCAGGAAGCGTTACAGGCGCTTGTTGAGCAAGCAAATCTGAATGTTCATGTAGGCGCTATAACTGCTCTCGCTCAGCAAGGGGCAGGGCACTATGTTCGATTGGGAAAAGAGAAGGTTTATCTGTTCTCTCCTCTGGGTGTTTCTTTGCCAGCATGGTTTAAAAATTATGATTGGGGTGTGGACATAGAACATGTCAGAACAGGCTTCTTACCCGATAAAGTGGCTTTAGGGCTAGCGCTTAGCATGAAGCTCGATTCTGCTAATGGCCTTAGCTCAAGAATGTATTCAGATTCCGAGCGAGCTGTACTGGAGTGCTTGTATTTGGCCCCTAAAAGGCAGGATTTGGTTGAGTGTTATCAGGTTATGGAAGGGCTGGTGAATTTGCGGCCAAAGATTGTCCAGGGGTTACTGGAAGCCTGTTCTTCGATCAAGGTTAAAAGGATGTTTCTCTATATGGCGGAAAAGGCTAACCAGCAGTGGTTACACTATGTTGACCTCTCCAAAGTAACGCTTGGCAAAGGTGACCGCAGCATCGTTAAAAATGGTGTGTACATTGCTAGATATAAAATCACGGTTCCAACGGAATTGGGGGCTTTATGA
- a CDS encoding IS3 family transposase (programmed frameshift), with translation MSKGKRYTQQFKEEAVKQIVERGYSVAEVAERLGICTKTLYHWKASMHGSPQQIKSSDDQAEIIRLKVELMRVTEERDILKKGRKVLCKPARVKYSFIRDNQGEFSIKTMCRVFKLHRSGFYAWLQKPLSDRAVEDQRLLKLVKESYMASGGTYGSPWIHRDLREAGESCSVHRVARIMRENRLKAQIGYKRRYIKGGKPAKIAANLLDRQFNPEHPNQAWVSDITYVRTYEGFLYVATVLDLFSRRIVGWSMDKHIDRHLVINALLMAIWQRQPKGEVLIHSDQGSQYASSDYLAFVKEHNLIPSMSRRGNCHDNAVAESFFATFKKRVTKRKIYSTRDEAKTEIFNFIEMFYNPIKRHTHTGGVSPAKFEEAYFLESTSV, from the exons ATGAGCAAGGGAAAACGCTACACACAGCAGTTTAAAGAAGAGGCCGTTAAGCAGATTGTCGAACGAGGCTATTCTGTTGCTGAGGTCGCGGAGCGACTCGGCATCTGTACAAAAACCTTATACCATTGGAAGGCCTCCATGCACGGCAGCCCGCAGCAGATCAAATCTTCCGACGACCAGGCTGAGATCATTCGCCTTAAAGTCGAGTTGATGCGTGTCACGGAGGAACGCGACATTCTAAAAA AAGGCCGCAAAGTACTTTGCAAGCCAGCCCGAGTAAAGTACTCCTTCATTCGTGACAATCAGGGTGAGTTTTCAATTAAAACGATGTGCCGTGTATTCAAACTGCACCGCAGCGGGTTTTATGCGTGGCTACAGAAACCGCTCTCGGATAGAGCAGTTGAGGATCAACGGCTGCTAAAACTGGTTAAGGAATCTTACATGGCCAGTGGTGGCACTTATGGCAGCCCCTGGATTCATCGTGACCTGCGCGAGGCTGGCGAAAGCTGTAGCGTTCACCGAGTTGCTCGAATCATGCGAGAAAACCGCTTAAAAGCGCAGATAGGCTACAAGCGCCGTTACATCAAAGGCGGCAAGCCGGCGAAGATAGCAGCTAACTTGCTTGATCGTCAGTTCAATCCTGAGCACCCGAATCAGGCTTGGGTCAGCGACATTACTTACGTTCGAACTTACGAAGGGTTTTTGTATGTGGCTACGGTTTTAGATTTGTTTTCGCGTCGCATTGTAGGCTGGTCAATGGATAAACATATCGACCGCCATCTGGTGATCAACGCTTTGCTTATGGCGATCTGGCAGCGACAGCCAAAAGGTGAGGTGCTCATTCATAGCGATCAAGGAAGCCAGTATGCCAGCTCTGATTACTTGGCATTTGTGAAGGAGCATAATCTCATACCTTCGATGAGCCGGCGTGGTAACTGCCATGATAATGCGGTTGCTGAGAGCTTCTTTGCCACGTTTAAAAAGCGTGTGACAAAACGGAAGATCTACTCGACAAGGGATGAAGCGAAAACTGAGATATTTAATTTTATAGAGATGTTTTACAATCCGATAAAACGCCACACTCATACAGGCGGCGTATCGCCTGCTAAGTTCGAAGAGGCGTATTTTTTGGAGTCAACCAGTGTCTAG
- a CDS encoding nucleotidyl transferase AbiEii/AbiGii toxin family protein codes for MCSVFPCSYDPLFELHFNSFECLEKSGKSSELPRLSVDIDLTYLPFEDRGAALKGISEGLGRIKDSLLNSIPNIEATLLPQSDGQEAKMSCKLAGAQIKIEVNTTIRGYLQEPRIMQVTDAVQSEFGLFAAINVVSLGELYGGKICAALDRQHPRDLFDVQKLFENEGLTEEIKNGFFTALLGSNRPINEILRPNLQDQREAFNSQFSGMTNDPFSYEEFEATRELLVKKINLSLTGNDRKLLVSFKQGEPEWSLCPLDGLQNMPSVKWKLQNVRKLLKNAEKHNSALDAAARGGITSSQMGLL; via the coding sequence GTGTGTAGCGTTTTCCCTTGCTCATATGACCCTCTCTTTGAGTTACATTTTAACTCTTTTGAGTGTCTAGAAAAGTCTGGGAAGTCCAGTGAGCTTCCGCGACTATCAGTTGATATAGACCTGACTTATCTTCCCTTTGAAGATAGGGGCGCAGCACTTAAAGGCATTTCAGAAGGCCTAGGGCGCATCAAAGATAGTTTGTTGAATTCAATTCCGAATATTGAAGCCACACTTCTGCCGCAAAGCGATGGTCAAGAAGCTAAGATGAGCTGTAAGTTGGCTGGTGCTCAAATAAAAATTGAAGTTAACACGACAATACGTGGGTATTTGCAAGAGCCACGTATTATGCAGGTAACTGATGCTGTACAAAGTGAGTTTGGTTTATTTGCGGCGATTAATGTTGTGTCTCTAGGGGAGCTATACGGTGGGAAAATCTGTGCCGCACTTGATCGTCAACATCCTCGTGATTTATTTGACGTTCAAAAGCTATTTGAAAATGAAGGCCTAACGGAAGAGATTAAGAATGGGTTCTTTACTGCATTGCTTGGCAGTAATCGTCCCATCAATGAAATACTCAGGCCCAACTTGCAGGATCAGCGGGAAGCATTTAATTCCCAGTTTTCTGGCATGACAAATGATCCATTTAGTTATGAGGAATTTGAAGCGACACGCGAGCTGCTTGTTAAGAAAATAAACCTATCTTTAACGGGTAATGATCGAAAGCTATTGGTGAGCTTTAAGCAAGGCGAGCCTGAGTGGAGTTTATGCCCCTTGGATGGGTTGCAAAACATGCCCTCCGTGAAATGGAAATTACAGAATGTCAGGAAGTTGTTAAAAAACGCTGAAAAGCACAATTCAGCGTTAGACGCTGCAGCCAGAGGGGGGATTACTTCATCTCAAATGGGGCTGCTATGA
- a CDS encoding mobile mystery protein A yields MSIDKIVAKQYRDKVNQAVSQFGSFSMLPNHGLPKEGWLRTVRTALGMSGTQLAKKLGVTKARISKAEQDEPHGSITLKTMQSMAEAMDCKFVYAIVPKQNVEDVIKERAIEKARAQVQAASTHMALEAQSLSKEQLEFEIERIAAQIIDKMPSDFWNNE; encoded by the coding sequence ATGAGCATAGACAAGATAGTTGCCAAGCAATATCGAGACAAAGTGAACCAAGCTGTAAGTCAGTTTGGTAGCTTCTCTATGCTCCCTAACCATGGGCTTCCTAAAGAGGGTTGGCTGCGCACGGTACGAACGGCGCTTGGTATGTCTGGAACGCAACTGGCTAAAAAGCTGGGCGTGACCAAAGCAAGGATATCCAAGGCTGAACAGGATGAGCCGCATGGCAGTATCACCCTGAAAACCATGCAATCTATGGCAGAGGCTATGGATTGCAAGTTTGTGTATGCGATTGTACCAAAGCAAAACGTGGAAGACGTGATTAAAGAGCGCGCCATTGAAAAGGCGCGTGCTCAGGTTCAAGCTGCATCCACTCATATGGCGCTTGAAGCGCAATCATTGAGTAAAGAGCAGCTTGAATTTGAAATTGAGCGCATTGCTGCGCAAATCATCGATAAGATGCCATCAGACTTTTGGAATAATGAATGA
- a CDS encoding mobile mystery protein B, which yields MTDDYSNLVDYPDGATPLDHDELDGLKFKHVSTRGELDQLEQAGITEGLKWLDKQKTPDVLSEAFVLELHKRLFGSVWKWAGTFRRTEKNIGVDPIQVAIQLRQLLDDAKYWVEHGTYSPKELAARFHYKLVFIHPFANGNGRHARIMADAVLTKLLNEPAIDWAGGYRLEAMNERRNQYIAALRAADGHDMSALLEFVGA from the coding sequence ATGACCGATGATTACTCAAATCTAGTCGATTACCCAGATGGTGCGACACCGCTTGATCACGATGAGCTGGATGGTCTGAAGTTCAAGCATGTTAGTACTAGAGGGGAGTTAGACCAGCTTGAGCAAGCTGGCATCACCGAAGGATTGAAATGGTTAGACAAACAAAAGACCCCTGACGTGTTGTCAGAGGCTTTTGTTTTAGAACTGCACAAGCGGTTGTTTGGCAGCGTCTGGAAGTGGGCAGGTACATTCCGCCGCACTGAAAAGAATATCGGTGTTGATCCGATACAGGTTGCTATTCAATTGCGGCAGCTATTGGACGATGCCAAATACTGGGTTGAGCATGGCACTTATTCGCCTAAAGAGCTGGCGGCTAGGTTTCATTACAAGCTGGTATTTATCCACCCGTTTGCTAATGGTAACGGTCGGCATGCGCGGATAATGGCGGATGCTGTATTAACTAAACTGTTAAATGAACCAGCCATTGATTGGGCTGGTGGTTACAGGCTGGAAGCCATGAATGAGCGCCGCAATCAATATATTGCAGCGCTTCGAGCTGCTGACGGGCACGATATGAGTGCCTTATTAGAATTCGTCGGGGCTTGA
- a CDS encoding IS3 family transposase (programmed frameshift) has translation MRKSKFTDSQIMAMLKQNENGIAVADLCREHGLSQAQFYKWRSKFGGMDTSMIKRMKELEDENRRLKKMYAEEKLVGEIAREALAKKVVKPSFRREMATTALLQYKTSIRVICRTFGISESCYRYQPKLSTENLEIADWLLRITTAKKRWGFGLCFLYLRNIKGFSWNHKRVYRIYRELELNLRIKPRRRLKRDKPEALGNTTAINQTWSMDFMSDSLSDGRSIRTFNVLDDYNREALGIEVDFSLPSARVIRSLDQIIEWRGKPSAIRCDNGPEYISHQLVEWASKQHITLLFIQPGKPTQNAYIERFNRTARHEWLDMHLFETIEHAQWLATKWLWRYNNDRPHTAIGGIPPRQLLCAA, from the exons ATGAGAAAATCAAAATTTACAGACAGCCAAATCATGGCGATGCTGAAACAGAACGAAAATGGCATAGCAGTTGCGGATCTGTGCCGAGAGCACGGCCTAAGCCAAGCTCAGTTCTACAAATGGCGCTCAAAGTTTGGTGGCATGGACACGTCAATGATTAAGCGCATGAAAGAGCTGGAAGACGAGAATCGACGGCTCAAAAAGATGTATGCCGAGGAGAAGCTAGTCGGCGAGATCGCCCGCGAGGCGCTGGCAA AAAAAGTGGTAAAGCCATCTTTCCGACGCGAGATGGCCACGACCGCCTTGCTGCAGTACAAGACGAGTATTCGCGTGATATGTCGAACCTTTGGCATCAGTGAAAGCTGCTATCGATATCAGCCCAAACTCTCCACGGAGAACCTGGAGATAGCCGACTGGCTGCTTCGTATAACCACCGCAAAAAAACGTTGGGGATTCGGCTTATGCTTTTTGTATTTACGTAATATCAAGGGGTTTAGCTGGAACCACAAGCGTGTCTATCGTATTTATCGCGAGCTTGAGCTAAACCTCCGTATTAAGCCGCGGCGTAGGCTCAAGCGAGACAAGCCTGAGGCCCTAGGCAATACGACAGCGATAAACCAAACATGGTCGATGGATTTTATGAGCGATTCATTGTCCGATGGCAGGTCGATCCGTACGTTTAATGTGCTAGATGACTACAATCGAGAAGCACTAGGTATCGAAGTAGACTTTTCATTACCCAGTGCAAGGGTGATCCGCAGCTTGGATCAGATCATTGAATGGAGAGGTAAACCCTCTGCTATCCGCTGTGATAATGGACCTGAATATATCAGTCATCAACTCGTTGAATGGGCGAGCAAACAGCACATCACATTGCTATTTATACAACCTGGAAAGCCCACTCAGAACGCCTACATTGAGCGATTCAATCGCACGGCAAGACATGAGTGGCTTGATATGCACCTGTTCGAAACAATAGAGCATGCACAGTGGTTGGCGACAAAATGGTTGTGGCGATATAATAACGACCGGCCACATACGGCCATTGGCGGTATCCCGCCGCGACAGCTACTGTGCGCGGCCTAA
- a CDS encoding IS66 family transposase, giving the protein MLTDPNIVVDKAQNHHALFAALKEQKTTNAFLLEENKILKEQVAWFKKQIHDRSSEKSKDEPNAKQGQLFNEIESIAENAPTDDEKITIPAHARKKKGRKKIPQDLPRIDVIYDLPDDQKTCSQDGHPLKQISEVTSEQLDYVPAKMRVLRHIRYKYVCSHCDTPPITASKPPVLLPKSNASASLLAHITTAKYVDGLPLYRQERQFERLGLSLNRSLMAKWMIKIGDQHIQPLINLLNDESRSSKLIHMDETRIQVLRSNKDPSADHWVWVRASGPPKQRVVLFDYDPSRATTVPRRLLDGFNGILVTDGYKPYDSVAREKQLTHAGCWAHARRYFNDAYKISGRKDRTAHEAVKRIGAMYHSDKKIRAGTDDTNLIKEQRQSNLTPLMMSFFDWLETLANQVVPKSTLGKAIYYALGQKSKLTQCLAHGGM; this is encoded by the coding sequence ATGTTAACGGATCCTAACATTGTCGTCGACAAAGCGCAGAATCATCACGCGTTGTTCGCTGCCCTAAAAGAGCAGAAAACTACGAATGCGTTTCTTCTTGAGGAAAATAAAATCCTTAAAGAACAGGTCGCCTGGTTTAAAAAACAGATACACGACCGCAGCTCTGAAAAATCCAAAGACGAACCCAATGCTAAACAGGGCCAGCTCTTTAACGAAATAGAATCTATTGCGGAAAACGCGCCAACAGACGATGAGAAAATCACCATTCCCGCGCACGCCCGGAAAAAGAAAGGCCGCAAAAAAATACCTCAAGACCTGCCGCGCATCGATGTAATCTATGACTTACCCGATGACCAGAAAACCTGCAGCCAAGATGGCCACCCTCTAAAGCAAATCAGTGAAGTCACCAGCGAACAGCTGGACTATGTTCCCGCGAAGATGCGCGTACTGCGCCACATCCGTTACAAGTATGTCTGTAGCCACTGCGATACCCCGCCCATCACCGCATCCAAGCCCCCGGTACTTTTACCCAAAAGCAACGCCAGCGCCTCATTACTGGCCCATATCACCACGGCCAAGTATGTGGATGGGTTGCCGCTTTATCGCCAAGAGCGCCAGTTTGAGCGCTTAGGTCTATCGCTTAACCGCTCTTTGATGGCCAAGTGGATGATTAAGATTGGTGACCAACATATCCAACCCCTAATCAATTTACTCAACGATGAATCTCGTAGCAGTAAACTGATTCATATGGATGAAACACGAATACAAGTGTTGCGCAGCAACAAAGACCCCAGCGCCGATCACTGGGTTTGGGTCAGAGCCAGCGGCCCACCCAAACAGCGGGTCGTCTTGTTTGACTATGATCCCTCAAGGGCGACAACGGTCCCCCGGCGACTACTTGATGGCTTTAACGGCATTCTTGTGACGGATGGCTATAAACCCTATGACAGCGTAGCCAGAGAAAAACAGTTAACCCATGCCGGTTGCTGGGCTCATGCCCGTCGCTACTTTAATGATGCCTATAAGATCTCTGGACGCAAGGACCGCACCGCCCATGAGGCGGTGAAACGCATCGGTGCCATGTACCATAGCGACAAAAAGATCCGAGCTGGCACCGACGATACTAACCTGATCAAAGAACAGCGACAGAGCAATCTAACGCCGCTGATGATGAGCTTTTTCGACTGGCTGGAAACCCTAGCCAATCAAGTGGTGCCGAAAAGTACACTCGGCAAAGCGATCTATTATGCCTTGGGGCAGAAATCCAAACTGACACAATGCTTGGCTCACGGTGGAATGTAA
- the tnpB gene encoding IS66 family insertion sequence element accessory protein TnpB (TnpB, as the term is used for proteins encoded by IS66 family insertion elements, is considered an accessory protein, since TnpC, encoded by a neighboring gene, is a DDE family transposase.), producing MAVRAMIRPASSVKAVYLCRKPVDMRKQMDGLSSIVQHDLGSNPLSDALFVFINKGRDKLKILTWENNGFIVWYKRLEQEKFSWPKMTDDTAVTLSGDELNFLLDGYDIWALKPHKKLALMPRV from the coding sequence ATGGCGGTGCGCGCAATGATCCGGCCAGCTTCATCCGTCAAAGCGGTCTACCTCTGTCGTAAGCCCGTTGATATGCGCAAACAAATGGACGGCCTGAGCAGTATTGTGCAGCATGACCTAGGGAGTAATCCGTTGTCCGATGCGCTGTTTGTGTTTATTAATAAAGGCCGCGATAAACTCAAAATACTGACCTGGGAAAATAACGGCTTTATCGTTTGGTACAAGCGCCTAGAACAAGAGAAATTTTCCTGGCCAAAAATGACCGACGACACGGCCGTGACACTGAGTGGTGATGAGCTCAATTTCCTGCTCGATGGTTACGATATCTGGGCACTAAAACCGCATAAAAAATTAGCATTAATGCCAAGGGTTTGA
- a CDS encoding antirestriction protein ArdA, whose product MKNITAEIRIYVADLAAYNNGKLHGCWIDATSNIDEILEQVDDMMERSPEGFAEEWAIHDYEGFGGVSISEHEGFESVREKALFIEEHGALGVSVLDHWCGDIDDARQALDDRYCGCHSSVADYAQELTEETGDIPSHLEMYIDYERMGRDMELGGDIYSVELGYQEVHIFWSH is encoded by the coding sequence ATGAAAAATATAACAGCAGAAATAAGAATATATGTGGCGGACTTAGCGGCGTACAACAATGGAAAATTACACGGTTGTTGGATCGATGCGACAAGTAATATTGATGAAATTTTGGAACAGGTTGATGACATGATGGAGCGCTCACCTGAGGGATTTGCGGAAGAGTGGGCTATTCATGATTATGAGGGGTTTGGTGGTGTTAGTATTTCAGAGCATGAAGGGTTTGAAAGTGTGCGGGAGAAAGCTTTGTTCATTGAGGAACATGGTGCGCTTGGTGTGAGTGTTTTAGATCATTGGTGTGGCGATATAGATGATGCGCGTCAGGCGCTTGATGATCGTTATTGTGGATGTCATAGCAGTGTGGCGGATTATGCCCAAGAGCTAACCGAGGAAACAGGGGATATTCCAAGCCACTTAGAAATGTATATCGACTATGAACGTATGGGGCGAGATATGGAATTGGGTGGTGATATTTATTCTGTCGAGTTGGGCTATCAGGAAGTGCATATATTTTGGAGCCATTAA
- a CDS encoding type IV toxin-antitoxin system AbiEi family antitoxin, whose amino-acid sequence MNTERESKLNTLLSTQPSGIVLSSAWLTEQGYSLDLQKQYKKSQWFDSIGTGALIRHGDQVDYLGGIYALQSQLGLFVHPAAKTALSLQGKAHYLELSTKKAQLFGGKDESLPLWFKKRDWGLSVESKSTSFLPPELGLVEIDHKSFKVKISSPARAVMECLYLAPKSQPLMEVFELMEGLNNLRPATVQKLLEECTSVKVKRLFLYLADKAGHEWLSYINLDKVDLGSGKRAIVSDGVYVAKYQITVPKALDAINGEAAA is encoded by the coding sequence ATGAATACCGAAAGAGAGTCAAAATTAAACACTCTGCTTAGCACTCAGCCTTCAGGCATAGTGCTCTCTTCGGCATGGTTGACAGAGCAGGGCTACAGCCTTGATTTACAAAAGCAGTACAAGAAAAGCCAGTGGTTTGATTCTATCGGCACGGGTGCTCTGATACGCCACGGCGATCAAGTGGACTATTTAGGTGGCATCTACGCGTTGCAGTCTCAGCTAGGCCTCTTTGTGCATCCAGCGGCTAAAACCGCGCTGTCATTGCAGGGGAAAGCCCACTATTTGGAGCTTTCTACTAAGAAAGCTCAGCTTTTTGGTGGTAAGGATGAGAGTTTGCCGCTTTGGTTTAAAAAGCGTGATTGGGGTTTAAGTGTAGAAAGTAAGTCAACGAGCTTTTTGCCGCCTGAGCTTGGCTTGGTTGAGATCGACCATAAAAGTTTTAAAGTAAAGATATCCAGCCCTGCGCGAGCAGTGATGGAGTGCTTATATTTAGCGCCAAAGTCTCAGCCGCTTATGGAAGTGTTTGAGCTTATGGAAGGCTTGAATAATTTGCGGCCAGCGACAGTACAAAAACTATTGGAAGAGTGCACTTCTGTGAAGGTGAAGCGCCTGTTTTTGTATTTAGCAGATAAGGCAGGCCATGAATGGCTCAGCTATATCAATTTGGATAAGGTTGATTTGGGTTCAGGCAAGCGCGCCATCGTGAGTGATGGAGTTTATGTTGCGAAATACCAGATAACTGTTCCCAAGGCTCTCGATGCAATCAATGGAGAGGCAGCGGCATGA